In the genome of Hugenholtzia roseola DSM 9546, one region contains:
- a CDS encoding acetyl-CoA C-acyltransferase has translation MNAYIVAGYRTAVAKAKRGGFKNYRPDDLAAEVIKHLVQSIPNFEAEKVDDLIVGNAIPEGEQGMQMGRIISLLSLPLNVPGMVLNRYCGSGLEAIGIAASRIHAGTADCIIAGGTESMSFLPMMGYRPSLNWNLVSKNPEYMLSMGLTAEEIARQYKIGRAAQDEFAYHSHQKAIKAIETGKFKDQIVPIEVEEIFVQNDKKISKKFVVDTDEGPRGDTTVEALAGLRPAFAADGTVTAGNASQTSDGAAFVMLMSEKMVNELGLKPIARLMSYTSAGVDPRIMGIGPVAAVPKALKQAGLQLSDIQQVELNEAFAVQALAVIQELGLDPNIVNPNGGAIALGHPLGCTGAKLSVQLLNEMRLRNQKYGMVTACIGGGQGIAGIYELLN, from the coding sequence ATGAACGCATATATTGTCGCAGGCTATCGTACCGCCGTAGCCAAAGCCAAAAGAGGGGGCTTTAAAAATTATCGTCCTGATGATTTGGCTGCCGAAGTTATCAAACATTTGGTACAATCTATTCCCAATTTCGAGGCTGAAAAAGTAGATGACCTTATCGTAGGCAATGCCATTCCCGAAGGCGAACAGGGCATGCAGATGGGGCGCATTATTTCGCTTCTTTCACTGCCCCTAAACGTACCCGGTATGGTCTTGAATCGCTACTGTGGCTCTGGTTTGGAGGCGATAGGCATTGCCGCTTCGCGTATTCACGCAGGCACAGCCGACTGTATCATTGCAGGGGGAACAGAGTCCATGTCGTTTCTGCCTATGATGGGCTACCGTCCGTCTTTGAATTGGAATTTGGTGAGCAAAAATCCTGAATATATGCTCTCTATGGGTCTGACGGCAGAAGAGATTGCGCGTCAGTACAAAATTGGCAGGGCAGCACAAGACGAATTTGCCTACCATTCGCACCAAAAAGCGATTAAGGCAATAGAAACGGGTAAATTTAAAGACCAGATTGTGCCTATCGAAGTAGAAGAAATTTTTGTGCAAAACGATAAAAAAATAAGCAAGAAGTTTGTCGTTGATACCGACGAAGGACCGCGTGGCGATACCACCGTAGAGGCACTTGCGGGCTTGCGTCCAGCCTTTGCCGCCGACGGAACGGTTACGGCAGGCAATGCCTCACAGACCTCCGACGGGGCAGCCTTTGTGATGCTTATGTCTGAAAAGATGGTCAATGAATTGGGTCTGAAACCTATTGCGCGTCTGATGTCTTACACTTCGGCAGGCGTAGACCCGCGCATTATGGGTATCGGTCCTGTGGCGGCTGTGCCAAAAGCCTTGAAGCAGGCAGGCTTACAACTTTCTGATATTCAGCAAGTTGAGCTTAACGAAGCCTTTGCCGTACAAGCCTTAGCCGTTATCCAAGAGTTGGGCTTAGACCCCAATATCGTCAATCCTAACGGTGGAGCGATTGCCTTAGGACACCCCTTAGGCTGCACAGGCGCGAAACTTTCCGTTCAGCTTCTCAACGAAATGCGCCTCCGCAACCAAAAATACGGCATGGTTACTGCCTGTATCGGCGGCGGACAGGGCATTGCAGGCATCTACGAACTACTAAACTAA
- a CDS encoding 2OG-Fe(II) oxygenase has protein sequence MLPTYHNSQVWTIDNFLSPKTCEDLILFSEQQGYQEATVGLASGEKMIKNIRNNDRLVYQDENLAKQFWLKLKDFCPPTIENSSAVGLNEQFRFYRYEPMQRFKRHIDGRFRRNEIEESRITFMIYLNQDFTGGETKFDNFTIRPQTGMALCFIHEQKHEGVSVIEGTKYVLRSDVMYRVVSDKTIA, from the coding sequence ATGCTTCCGACCTATCACAATTCCCAAGTTTGGACAATAGACAATTTTTTGTCGCCAAAAACCTGTGAAGACCTTATTCTTTTTAGCGAGCAGCAAGGCTATCAGGAGGCAACTGTCGGTTTGGCAAGTGGCGAAAAAATGATAAAAAACATTCGAAATAATGATAGATTAGTTTATCAAGATGAAAATTTAGCAAAACAATTTTGGCTAAAATTAAAAGATTTTTGTCCTCCGACGATTGAAAATAGCAGTGCCGTAGGGCTAAACGAGCAGTTTCGTTTTTATAGGTATGAGCCAATGCAGCGTTTCAAAAGGCATATTGATGGGCGTTTTAGACGCAATGAAATAGAAGAAAGTAGAATTACTTTTATGATTTATTTAAACCAAGATTTTACGGGTGGTGAAACTAAATTTGATAACTTCACCATTCGCCCTCAAACGGGAATGGCACTCTGTTTTATTCACGAGCAAAAGCACGAGGGCGTGTCTGTCATTGAAGGTACAAAATATGTTTTGCGCAGTGATGTGATGTATCGGGTGGTGAGTGATAAGACGATAGCTTAA
- a CDS encoding glycosyltransferase — protein MYILFYAVNGLGLGHLTRLLAIARELRKKDPNLTPLFFVSSEAAQVVYQEGFACYKVPSKTSAQLVGLSRKKLTQSYLQILHALIGIYQPKAIVVDTFPLGALQELGGILGANLGMKKVFIHREQKNLTLQKIQIQNFYDLIIAPHRENTAQIPVPDSKKLCWAGEILIRNTAELLPREEARKIIGVLAQKKLLFVNLGGGGDKTTLENYEIIFEKILDFKKKNKNLIFDIFFPQAPLSMRGTTSLSMAAAALEAEGISIFQKEYYPIAELMLAFDGAISAAGYNTFHELLQAQVPTLFLPKARGYDDQMARAQKAATAGAAFFVLENELVTSKDWVEKLGAELFGTKKILDKNKMAELVALNGAQKAAHAILGLLN, from the coding sequence TTGTATATTCTCTTTTATGCAGTCAATGGTTTGGGCTTGGGGCATCTTACACGCTTGCTTGCGATAGCACGCGAATTGCGCAAAAAAGATCCTAACCTTACACCACTTTTTTTTGTTTCTTCGGAAGCGGCGCAAGTGGTATATCAGGAAGGTTTTGCTTGCTATAAAGTTCCAAGCAAGACTTCGGCGCAGCTTGTAGGGTTGAGCCGTAAAAAACTAACGCAATCTTACTTACAAATCTTACATGCCCTTATCGGAATTTATCAGCCAAAAGCAATTGTGGTGGATACTTTTCCGTTGGGGGCTTTGCAGGAATTAGGTGGCATCTTGGGTGCAAATTTGGGCATGAAAAAAGTTTTCATTCATAGAGAACAAAAAAATCTAACCCTTCAAAAAATTCAAATCCAGAATTTTTATGATTTAATTATTGCACCTCATAGGGAAAATACGGCTCAAATTCCTGTTCCTGATTCGAAAAAATTGTGTTGGGCGGGTGAGATTCTGATTCGAAATACTGCCGAACTTCTGCCAAGAGAGGAGGCGCGTAAGATAATAGGGGTTTTGGCACAAAAAAAGTTACTTTTTGTAAACTTAGGCGGCGGTGGTGATAAAACAACGCTTGAAAATTACGAAATTATTTTTGAAAAGATATTAGATTTTAAAAAGAAAAATAAAAACTTAATATTTGATATTTTCTTCCCACAAGCCCCGCTCTCTATGCGTGGCACTACTTCGCTTTCTATGGCAGCAGCGGCTTTGGAGGCAGAAGGCATTTCTATTTTTCAGAAAGAATATTATCCAATTGCTGAACTAATGCTTGCCTTTGATGGGGCTATTAGTGCAGCGGGCTATAATACTTTTCACGAACTTTTGCAGGCGCAAGTGCCTACTCTTTTTTTGCCCAAAGCACGCGGCTACGACGACCAAATGGCACGCGCTCAAAAAGCAGCAACGGCAGGGGCTGCCTTTTTTGTGCTTGAAAATGAATTGGTTACCTCGAAAGATTGGGTAGAAAAGTTGGGTGCAGAATTATTTGGTACAAAAAAAATATTAGATAAAAACAAAATGGCAGAATTGGTAGCTTTAAATGGTGCGCAAAAGGCTGCCCACGCGATTTTGGGATTATTGAACTAA
- a CDS encoding UvrD-helicase domain-containing protein, producing the protein MKKYFSVYRSSAGSGKTYTLTKEYLKLALAAPDPQLQGQYDPYYYRHILTVTFTKDAAAEMKSRILSKLALFSDGKAYQNDPFCQDILRELPAQFPHLNFQEGEIQARAAALFTTILHHYSDFSVSTIDSFNKRIVQAFSKDLDLPQNFEIEMDTETVIEEAVHRLFQKVGTKGDKHLNEILTEFVLKNAEDDKSWNIEAALKDFARNLFKENTQDAIQKIYQLSNTDLKKVKAQYLEFIEEVETQHFTQIQEIAQQLLDVFAANNLKTEYFYHGSNGITTYLRNHTNFDYLKNNSFNNEKSKSCNTHISDKGMKLKKWAGTGRDVPNTAIEIIKGLTDDIEAVVGQIEAIKDRYRGAYMAAVQMRNQIYLIMTLKQVKQEMEWLKENKNQVYLSEFNEKINQIVEQEPVPYIYERVGERYKHILIDEFQDTSIKQWHNFIPLIANSLGYGFFNMVVGDAKQAIYRWRGGDASIIVHLPQLSSVPEASILKEHETVFEEQQQNQNLNTNRRSKKNIVEFNNNFFEYIKKAFTQSNPDLPKFFREVEQQAAGKEGGEVVVFRIGGEEKQDKNAGREAVFSKTLEVVERLNGQGYAFADIALLVRNNAEGAFLAEKFIEKGVPVISSESLLLNSSSIITFLVSFFELLKNFQQPTLKFHLLSFLEKHCKGKTDIRGQDYLDFAAPCNQNEEQALEDFISKRYQRRFHLASLRHLSLYELAEELIRIFDLFKAPNQQLYIQKFLDVVFDFIHKKNGNLVDFLEYWHRKKDTLSISSAPESQAIRIMSIHKSKGLEFPVVILPFADWSIHPKPNSPIWIEWEENNITSKLSTLLINPKKAFHDTVFQPFVVKEYQEVFIDNLSLLYVALTRPIDKLFIITPYKKITNKIGYDDIKDVSSLLNFYIERRDNLDRNIGKEEVVLASDTNKGETLKTHLKISKKELKLEKLISTEARHKIKVRKNNLRYDDSYIKVTDLYSSKKDGLLMHYAFEKIQYAQEVEKAVEALVDEGYIAKEEQKDLIFKIKSVISLPLIRQYYDRSYIQRVLNEREILIKGSKRVMRPDRLVIGKDRQLAIIDYKTGFPNEQYKEQISQYAAALSHMNFTKIRKFLVYTEQLKVEEVE; encoded by the coding sequence ATGAAAAAATACTTTTCTGTCTATCGTTCTTCCGCAGGTTCGGGAAAAACTTACACCCTAACCAAAGAGTATCTCAAATTAGCCTTAGCCGCCCCCGACCCCCAGTTGCAGGGGCAGTACGACCCCTACTATTACCGCCATATCCTGACCGTAACTTTTACAAAAGATGCCGCTGCCGAGATGAAAAGCCGCATTTTGAGTAAATTGGCTCTCTTTTCTGATGGCAAAGCCTATCAAAACGACCCTTTCTGTCAGGATATTTTGCGCGAGCTTCCTGCCCAATTTCCTCACCTCAACTTCCAAGAAGGCGAAATTCAGGCGCGTGCAGCTGCACTTTTTACCACAATCTTACATCACTATTCCGACTTTTCAGTCAGCACCATCGATTCCTTCAATAAGCGAATTGTGCAGGCGTTTTCAAAAGATTTAGACCTGCCCCAAAACTTTGAAATTGAGATGGATACCGAAACGGTCATCGAAGAAGCCGTACATAGATTGTTTCAAAAAGTAGGAACAAAAGGCGATAAACATCTAAACGAAATTCTGACAGAATTTGTACTTAAAAATGCCGAAGATGATAAAAGTTGGAACATCGAAGCGGCTTTGAAAGATTTTGCGCGAAACCTTTTCAAAGAAAATACACAAGATGCCATTCAGAAAATTTACCAACTTTCTAACACAGATTTAAAAAAAGTAAAAGCGCAATATTTAGAATTTATTGAAGAAGTAGAAACGCAACATTTCACCCAAATACAGGAAATCGCACAACAGTTGCTTGACGTTTTTGCTGCTAATAATTTAAAAACCGAATATTTTTATCATGGTTCAAATGGGATAACTACTTATTTAAGAAATCATACTAACTTTGACTATTTAAAAAATAATTCCTTTAATAACGAAAAATCAAAATCTTGCAATACTCATATTTCAGATAAAGGAATGAAACTAAAAAAATGGGCAGGTACAGGAAGAGATGTTCCCAATACTGCAATAGAGATAATAAAAGGCTTAACAGATGATATTGAGGCGGTTGTTGGGCAAATAGAGGCGATAAAGGACAGGTATCGGGGTGCATACATGGCAGCAGTACAGATGCGCAACCAGATTTATTTGATTATGACTTTGAAGCAAGTTAAGCAGGAGATGGAGTGGTTGAAGGAAAATAAAAATCAAGTATATTTGAGCGAATTTAACGAAAAAATAAATCAAATTGTAGAACAAGAACCTGTCCCCTACATCTATGAACGTGTGGGTGAGCGGTACAAACACATTCTTATCGACGAATTTCAGGACACTTCCATCAAACAGTGGCACAATTTTATTCCGCTTATCGCAAATAGTTTAGGATATGGTTTTTTTAATATGGTAGTGGGAGATGCCAAACAAGCCATTTATCGTTGGCGCGGTGGAGATGCGAGTATTATTGTACATTTGCCTCAATTGAGTAGCGTTCCCGAAGCCTCTATTTTAAAGGAACACGAAACTGTTTTCGAAGAGCAGCAGCAAAATCAGAACTTAAATACAAATAGGCGCAGTAAAAAAAATATAGTTGAATTTAATAACAATTTTTTTGAATATATAAAAAAGGCATTTACGCAGTCTAATCCCGACTTGCCCAAATTCTTTCGTGAGGTCGAGCAGCAGGCAGCAGGAAAAGAGGGCGGCGAAGTCGTAGTTTTTCGCATAGGGGGCGAAGAAAAACAAGACAAAAATGCAGGAAGAGAAGCTGTTTTTTCAAAAACCCTCGAAGTGGTAGAACGCCTCAACGGGCAAGGTTATGCCTTTGCTGATATTGCACTTTTGGTACGAAACAATGCAGAAGGAGCATTTTTGGCAGAAAAATTCATAGAAAAGGGCGTTCCTGTGATTTCAAGCGAGTCGCTTTTGCTTAACTCATCTTCTATTATTACTTTTCTTGTTTCTTTTTTTGAACTATTGAAAAACTTTCAGCAGCCTACTTTAAAGTTTCACCTTCTTAGTTTTTTAGAAAAACATTGCAAAGGCAAAACTGACATTCGCGGTCAGGACTACCTTGATTTTGCCGCGCCCTGCAACCAGAATGAAGAGCAGGCTTTGGAAGATTTTATATCCAAGCGTTATCAAAGGCGTTTTCATTTGGCATCTTTGCGTCATCTTTCGCTTTATGAGTTGGCAGAAGAATTGATTAGAATTTTTGATTTATTCAAAGCTCCAAATCAGCAACTCTACATTCAAAAATTCTTAGATGTCGTTTTTGATTTTATTCATAAAAAAAACGGAAATTTAGTAGATTTTCTGGAATATTGGCATCGTAAAAAGGATACACTTTCTATTTCGTCTGCGCCCGAAAGTCAGGCTATTCGCATTATGAGTATCCACAAGAGCAAGGGCTTGGAGTTTCCTGTAGTTATTTTGCCTTTTGCCGATTGGAGTATTCACCCCAAACCTAATAGCCCAATTTGGATAGAATGGGAAGAAAATAATATTACTTCAAAACTTTCTACGCTGCTTATCAATCCTAAAAAGGCGTTCCATGATACTGTTTTTCAGCCTTTTGTCGTAAAAGAATACCAAGAGGTATTTATCGATAACCTTAGTTTGCTTTATGTTGCCCTCACACGCCCGATTGATAAATTGTTTATTATTACTCCCTATAAAAAAATAACTAATAAAATAGGTTATGACGACATAAAAGATGTTAGTAGCTTACTTAATTTTTATATCGAGCGTCGAGATAATCTTGATAGAAACATAGGCAAAGAAGAAGTCGTCTTGGCTTCGGATACGAATAAGGGTGAAACTTTGAAAACTCATTTAAAAATTAGTAAAAAAGAACTAAAATTAGAAAAACTAATTAGCACCGAAGCGCGTCATAAAATTAAGGTACGAAAGAATAATTTGCGTTATGATGATAGCTATATCAAAGTAACAGACTTGTATTCTTCTAAAAAAGATGGCTTGCTTATGCACTATGCTTTTGAAAAAATCCAATACGCGCAGGAGGTAGAAAAGGCGGTAGAAGCCTTAGTAGATGAGGGTTATATTGCCAAAGAAGAGCAAAAAGATTTGATTTTTAAAATTAAAAGTGTGATAAGTTTGCCCCTTATCCGACAATATTACGACAGGTCTTATATTCAAAGGGTGCTAAATGAGCGGGAAATTCTTATCAAAGGCAGCAAGCGCGTAATGCGACCTGATAGGTTGGTCATTGGAAAAGATAGGCAGTTAGCCATTATTGACTACAAAACAGGTTTTCCAAATGAACAATATAAAGAACAAATTAGCCAATATGCTGCGGCACTTTCACACATGAATTTTACAAAAATTCGCAAATTTTTGGTTTATACCGAACAACTAAAAGTGGAAGAGGTAGAGTAA
- the rsgA gene encoding ribosome small subunit-dependent GTPase A yields MQKGLVLRSTGLWYDVVSEDNKRYKARLRGKIRLQNLKVTNPIAVGDWVFFEEETATDTSQIPIASIFDIEKRQNYIIRRAPKKNVHGHIIAANLDQAALVITLAMPRTSSGFIDRFLVSCETFRIPALLIFNKTDLLSPEEVQIQDKIREKYEQIGYPTLAVSATEDPSLQALEAAIQGKTTLFSGHSGVGKSTLLNRLAPHLNLRTQEISDFSEKGMHTTTFAEMFEFQPHTYLIDTPGIKELGLIEIGEDELSHYFPEMRELIGACKFHNCRHLHEPKCAVRQAVEEGKIAKSRYNSYLSMVENDDNRR; encoded by the coding sequence ATGCAAAAAGGCTTAGTCCTACGCTCTACGGGGCTTTGGTATGATGTAGTTTCAGAAGATAACAAACGCTACAAGGCGCGGCTACGAGGCAAAATCCGCCTCCAAAACTTGAAAGTTACCAATCCGATTGCTGTCGGCGATTGGGTCTTTTTCGAAGAAGAAACCGCTACCGATACCAGCCAAATCCCTATCGCTTCTATTTTTGATATAGAAAAGCGTCAGAATTATATCATCAGACGCGCCCCCAAAAAAAACGTACATGGGCATATCATTGCTGCCAACCTCGACCAAGCTGCCTTAGTCATTACGTTGGCAATGCCGCGCACGTCGTCAGGATTTATTGATAGATTTTTGGTCAGTTGTGAAACTTTCCGTATCCCTGCCCTGCTCATTTTCAATAAAACCGACTTATTAAGTCCCGAAGAAGTACAAATTCAGGACAAAATTAGAGAAAAATACGAACAAATTGGCTACCCTACCTTAGCCGTTTCCGCCACCGAAGACCCCTCTTTGCAAGCCTTAGAAGCTGCGATTCAGGGCAAAACAACCCTTTTTTCAGGACACTCTGGCGTGGGGAAATCTACCCTTCTCAATCGCCTCGCCCCTCATCTAAATTTGAGAACCCAAGAAATTTCCGACTTTTCAGAAAAAGGCATGCACACCACTACTTTTGCCGAAATGTTCGAATTTCAGCCCCATACCTATCTTATCGATACGCCCGGTATCAAAGAGTTGGGGCTGATAGAAATTGGCGAAGACGAACTTTCTCACTATTTCCCCGAAATGCGCGAGCTTATTGGTGCGTGCAAGTTTCATAATTGCAGGCATCTGCACGAGCCAAAATGTGCCGTTAGGCAGGCAGTAGAAGAAGGCAAGATTGCCAAAAGCCGCTACAATAGTTATTTGAGTATGGTAGAAAACGACGACAATAGGCGATAA
- a CDS encoding SpoIIE family protein phosphatase, translated as MKLHPKTNGQPDKGRENNASALEERRYVTDAMRHFRNVMLWEDEQTVGSWADKLLSELLPFVEGAMATMYGFYKEKLRLLAIFGAETDQVRPTYDSSEGLLGKVFLHRQPLFLTRTQHERLTLPFGTGFLKSEALLLLPLSYNSRSIGVLEIVFFKEPSEEVVFLLEKIAREAGGHLNALLKELALRESMQKTKENEERLKVLAKAATEGIIFLEGRQISDANDAFLKMFGYVLQEVIGEDYARFLVADSCQSLFELDSQTIPKECVGRYANGTNFPIEVQMRNLFYQKRTYRVLTVRDITEKKLAEETLKDSREKLAEAQKIVELSKEIEKKNRKITDSINYAYKIQNAILPKEADFARILPQSFVYYQCKDIVSGDFYWLSENENHIHLAAVDCTGHGVPGAFMSFIGHSLLNTLINVRQISEPAQILTRLDNKVIKTLRQDEDTSIRDGMDLGLICIDKKTQKITFAGAHRPLWLVRKGKLEEYRGTRAPIGGVYSKPKTFQQVEIEPQKGDMLFLFSDGATDLFNPKGEKFKTKRLRQLLVEVANLPQNQQVETIKTAFQDWSQGVEFIDDVIILGLRL; from the coding sequence ATGAAATTACACCCAAAAACAAACGGGCAACCAGATAAGGGTAGAGAAAATAACGCATCTGCACTCGAAGAGCGCAGGTACGTTACTGATGCCATGCGCCATTTTCGCAACGTCATGTTGTGGGAAGATGAACAGACCGTAGGCTCTTGGGCAGACAAATTGCTTTCCGAACTCCTGCCTTTCGTGGAGGGTGCAATGGCAACGATGTATGGTTTCTACAAAGAAAAGTTGCGCCTTTTGGCTATCTTTGGGGCAGAAACCGACCAAGTGCGCCCCACCTACGACTCAAGCGAAGGACTCTTAGGCAAGGTTTTTTTGCATAGGCAGCCCCTTTTCCTAACGCGCACACAGCACGAACGCCTAACGCTCCCTTTTGGTACGGGCTTTCTAAAATCAGAGGCACTCCTGCTGCTACCACTTTCCTACAATAGCCGCTCGATTGGGGTCTTAGAAATTGTTTTTTTCAAAGAACCCAGCGAAGAGGTTGTTTTTTTGTTAGAAAAAATCGCGCGTGAGGCAGGCGGACACCTCAACGCACTTCTGAAAGAATTGGCATTGCGCGAAAGTATGCAGAAGACCAAAGAAAACGAGGAGCGTTTGAAGGTATTGGCAAAAGCCGCCACCGAAGGGATTATTTTTTTAGAGGGCAGACAAATTTCTGATGCCAATGATGCCTTTCTCAAAATGTTTGGTTATGTCTTGCAAGAGGTGATTGGCGAAGATTATGCGCGTTTCTTAGTGGCTGATTCTTGTCAATCTCTTTTCGAATTGGATAGCCAAACCATACCCAAAGAGTGCGTAGGGCGTTATGCCAATGGCACAAATTTTCCGATTGAAGTGCAGATGCGCAATCTTTTTTACCAAAAAAGAACCTATCGCGTCTTGACAGTACGCGACATTACCGAGAAAAAATTGGCAGAGGAAACCCTCAAAGATAGCCGAGAGAAGTTAGCCGAAGCCCAAAAAATTGTAGAACTGAGCAAAGAAATCGAGAAAAAGAACCGAAAAATTACCGATAGCATCAATTACGCCTACAAAATTCAGAACGCCATCTTGCCCAAAGAAGCCGACTTTGCGCGAATCTTACCACAATCTTTTGTCTATTATCAGTGCAAGGACATCGTATCGGGCGATTTTTATTGGCTTTCTGAAAATGAAAACCACATACACCTTGCCGCCGTCGATTGCACAGGGCATGGCGTACCCGGTGCTTTTATGTCTTTTATCGGACATTCGCTTCTCAATACGCTTATCAATGTGCGCCAAATTTCCGAACCTGCTCAAATTCTGACGCGCTTAGACAACAAAGTCATCAAGACCCTACGACAAGACGAGGATACCTCCATTCGCGATGGCATGGATTTGGGGCTAATTTGTATCGATAAAAAGACCCAAAAAATAACCTTTGCAGGCGCACACCGTCCGCTTTGGTTGGTCAGAAAGGGCAAATTAGAAGAATATCGCGGCACACGCGCTCCCATTGGCGGCGTATATAGCAAGCCCAAGACCTTCCAACAGGTAGAAATTGAGCCTCAAAAGGGGGACATGCTCTTTCTCTTTTCCGACGGCGCAACGGATTTGTTCAACCCCAAAGGCGAAAAATTTAAGACCAAACGCCTGCGACAACTGCTGGTAGAAGTTGCCAACTTGCCCCAAAATCAACAGGTCGAAACCATCAAGACCGCCTTTCAAGATTGGAGTCAGGGCGTAGAATTTATCGATGATGTCATTATTTTGGGCTTGCGCCTATAA